Proteins encoded in a region of the Kryptolebias marmoratus isolate JLee-2015 linkage group LG14, ASM164957v2, whole genome shotgun sequence genome:
- the sec16a gene encoding protein transport protein Sec16A isoform X3, translating to MQPPPRAGPPGASGPPPSGPNMFRRTRPPKHATAATATMPPPTQPMTDPFAFGRAQPPMAAGGLPTIPNSNPPQMQTPPGTIYSQLGPGQPAQLPTLDDVPAAPTGPPLPSMPGVALFNPHSSASSGIFPAPSSTGYASSNSEQDYFNSRHQTPTTSTESPHMAPHIAPTPSEAHFNQEFQGQPAFHPAPFQPLAPTSSSAQWVPDHGSRPPSVQNYFQPTSDPPVQPLNMTPQTQKYPSHSQSPHLNAPTPPIQPGHPHNQACLPPQNPVTPNNSAWPDPNGPHQQNSHFQSYFNQSSEPQDLWFNQPPQDSGYHQMGIGPSHPQPIADSAGYQHVSNTGHGPTTRPGPTSDSASDPYSQESGSLSMFFKDSDVENEETLSSERNKALNGGAGFFQPHSNPQAHSGHADTSLNYQGVSVQDNSHLPYMNESSPLSQGNTQKPPDTQFDHVENLECVPNQEVLPSEIHSSTAVTAPHGVDQFETGPNLETPDSVPRPMRSASVSSNYSNLSHGSGTGPRRHKGVEGTFIQQESPRLADNANPSAATGGYFEQIDSSPAGDAGMQQSSLEQMWPPTPSPPKPTGIFQASANSSFEPVRSHGVGVRPPEVDRAKMVAEGGTDTSGNLEQPPDNMENIYSPGQPQPAAAAAAAGSGMPHVTHPVVHSRPSSRAFGANRPCESPATTLWAQNDPSSLSANILLAPAALTVLAPLREPSADVIQPPEDGPLDLQLSQKIQPTSQQHSENLENPPKVTKDAQQGAREGGNASVQTSASLPTPQVPLVLSQAGAVMQQTQNESSQTSDSQAAQQGRKDVPSAPVSGAQPPPGQSSMSAQGPTAGSAPTTAYPPGPQGPVPPGSSHPASAEPPRPPSSAGSHQGGYGPPPPPPPPPGPGQTYSGYYGNYGEYPDSRGPYPQGQYPPPHGDPRAQQYYQDSAYRGRADPWYGRYDGQNPGYRDPNYQYREPQSDRPSSRASQYSDRPSSRQGYTDDYQRANQSAYSDYYADYPKHYDYGGYNYGQYDPRYRGYYDHSYWSYYNEAYRNSYYNQQAYPTRKEGYDDQWRYYPGYDASFDDDNQRGRDPYGDDFDRRSVHSERSAHSVHSSHSHHSRRSSFSSRSQQSQVYRSQPDLVSAGYDTTSSTLAVDYSYGQYPNQADASQNYSQYPYASEYTSDSTWVAPEQPPPRPATPEKFTIPHRCARFGPGGHLIQVLPNLPSAGQPALVDIHNMETMLQDTSDQAELRVFPGPLLKEETHKVDVIKFSQNKALECARDNNLLDRESARLLWDFIMLLCRQNGTVVGTDIADLLLKEHRSVWLPGKSPNEANLIDFNNEPLARAEEEPGAGPLSLLSDTFMTVPENVGKETERFRELLLFGRKKDALEAAMKGGLWGHALLLASKMDNRTHARVMTRFANSLPMNDPLQTMYQLMSGRMPASATCCGEEKWGDWRPHLAMVLSNLTHNLDLDTRTITTMGDTLASKGLTDAAHFCYLMAQIGLGVFTKKSTKMVLIGSNHSLPFNQFATNEAIQRTEAYEYAQSLGSQPCSLPNFQVFKLIYACRLAEAGLCAQAFHYCEVISKSALMHPSYYSPVFISQIIQMSERLRFFDPQLKEKPEQELFVEPEWLIRLRQLDGQIRTGVISYNEHRSTPAQFDGSSECSDSDQQTPSEPYSIPLEVDGHAPDNPLMSSLLPGPPPQGVQLMPPAPTSILQDKMAPSQFLPPNDAPQFYPVPPSGPPGHVPMPGYHPQEPGMAPPPFLPQTEQFDMYPGAHQQQHFPSPQEGQMSPRTLPSQVPHSPIQMIPPPLQIQQHMPPSPGHLSPMEQPSLVPPEMHGVQQISSSPPRSSYTPQMDLYDHMAKMGPGRTRTISQSSMHMASGRSSRRASESSTHSGGRERSNSAVKQVSPPPPSIPEQPRKEEAKKAKKASPEKSKSWLFWPFGKRKNEAHLPDDKNPSIVWDEQKNRWVDLNEPEEESKPPPPPPTGFPKMPQMPGPGGPAAPPSSGVPVNIFSRKAGTKSRYVDVLNPSRTVKPSGGAPAPVDIFAPLAPMPMPANLFVPSSAPDDHQPLEGSEGGSQEQNSPNSTAAPQMFNPTLLPPASEGPPCPDGSQSGELSRSSSMSSLSREVSQHLNQSHPAQGPAPTGGVTFYNPAQFAQTSAPSGGGLRSGRLGGQRQYPALK from the exons ATGCAGCCCCCTCCTCGGGCTGGACCTCCAGGAGCCTCGGGGCCCCCTCCCTCTGGACCCAATATGTTCCGCAGGACGAGGCCTCCGAAGCACGCAACAGCAGCAACTGCCACAATGCCGCCTCCTACCCAGCCCATGACAGATCCTTTTGCTTTTGGTAGAGCTCAGCCGCCTATGGCTGCAGGTGGTCTTCCAACAATACCGAACAGTAACCCTCCCCAAATGCAAACCCCACCTGGCACCATTTACTCTCAACTTGGCCCTGGCCAGCCTGCACAACTACCAACACTAGACGATGTTCCTGCTGCACCGACTGGTCCCCCACTGCCCTCTATGCCTGGGGTAGCTTTGTTTAACCCTCATAGTTCTGCATCCTCTGGGATTTTCCCAGCACCAAGTTCCACAGGATATGCATCTTCTAACAGCGAACAAGATTATTTTAATTCGAGACATCAGACACCAACCACTTCCACAGAATCACCACATATGGCACCACATATAGCACCAACACCTAGTGAGGCACATTTTAACCAGGAGTTTCAAGGACAGCCTGCTTTTCATCCTGCTCCCTTTCAGCCTCTTGCCCCCACTTCCTCGTCTGCCCAGTGGGTCCCTGATCATGGAAGTCGCCCTCCATCAGTTCAGAACTATTTCCAGCCAACTAGTGATCCTCCAGTACAGCCTTTAAATATGACTCCACAGACTCAGAAGTATCCTTCCCACAGCCAGTCACCTCATCTCAATGCCCCTACACCTCCAATCCAACCTGGACACCCTCACAATCAAGCCTGCCTTCCCCCTCAAAACCCTGTAACACCCAATAATTCTGCGTGGCCTGACCCAAATGGACCCCACCAACAAAATTCACATTTCCAGAGTTACTTTAATCAAAGCTCTGAGCCACAGGACTTATGGTTTAACCAGCCTCCACAGGACTCAGGTTATCACCAAATGGGAATTGGTCCGAGCCATCCTCAACCGATTGCAGACTCTGCAGGATATCAGCATGTTTCCAACACTGGGCATGGGCCAACTACCAGACCTGGGCCTACTTCTGATTCTGCCTCAGATCCATACTCTCAGGAGTCTGGTTCActttcaatgtttttcaaagacaGTGATGTGGAAAATGAGGAAACTCTCTCTAGTGAGAGAAATAAGGCATTAAATGGTGGTGCTGGATTTTTTCAGCCTCATAGCAACCCACAAGCCCACAGTGGTCATGCAGATACTTCTTTGAATTACCAAGGAGTCTCTGTTCAAGATAATTCACACCTTCCCTATATGAATGAAAGCAGTCCCCTTTCCCAGGGAAATACTCAGAAGCCACCTGATACTCAGTTTGACCATGTAGAGAATCTGGAGTGTGTCCCAAATCAGGAAGTATTACCTAGTGAAATCCACAGCAGTACTGCTGTTACTGCACCCCATGGAGTGGACCAGTTTGAAACTGGGCCAAACCTGGAAACCCCAGATTCAGTTCCACGACCAATGAGATCTGCCAGTGTATCATCCAATTATAGCAATCTGAGCCATGGAAGTGGGACTGGCCCCCGTCGGCACAAGGGAGTTGAAGGCACCTTTATTCAGCAGGAAAGCCCGCGTCTTGCTGATAACGCTAACCCATCTGCTGCTACTGGAGGGTACTTTGAGCAGATTGATTCCTCTCCAGCTGGAGATGCAGGCATGCAACAGAGTTCCCTGGAGCAGATGTGGCCTCCCACACCCAGCCCTCCAAAACCAACTGGCATTTTTCAAGCAAGTGCTAATAGCTCCTTTGAACCCGTGCGCTCACATGGAGTTGGGGTGCGTCCACCTGAAGTGGATAGGGCTAAAATGGTGGCTGAAGGGGGCACCGACACATCTGGCAACTTGGAGCAGCCACCGGATAATATGGAAAATATTTACAGCCCAGGACAGcctcagcctgctgctgctgctgctgctgctggaagtgGAATGCCTCATGTGACACACCCAGTAGTTCATTCTCGGCCATCGTCTCGTGCTTTTGGGGCCAATCGTCCGTGTGAGAGTCCTGCAACCACTTTGTGGGCTCAGAATGACCCTTCAAGTTTGAGTGCTAACATCCTTCTTGCTCCTGCTGCCCTAACAGTTCTGGCTCCTTTACGAGAACCCAGTGCTGATGTCATCCAACCACCAGAAGATGGTCCACTGGACCTGCAGCTTTCACAGAAAATCCAGCCAACTTCTCAGCAACACTCAGAGAACTTAGAGAACCCACCAAAG GTCACCAAAGATGCTCAGCAGGGAGCAAGAGAGGGGGGAAATGCCTCTGTCCAAACCTCAGCTTCACTACCTACCCCACAGGTACCGTTAGTACTCTCCCAAGCAGGTGCAGTCATGCAGCAAACTCAAAATGAATCTTCTCAGACATCAGATTCTCAGGCTGCACAACAGGGACGGAAAGATGTTCCCTCTGCTCCTGTGAGTGGAGCACAACCTCCTCCTGGGCAGAGTTCAATGTCCGCACAAGGGCCGACTGCAGGAAGTGCTCCTACAACTGCTTACCCTCCTGGGCCTCAAGGGCCAGTACCCCCTGGTTCTTCCCACCCAGCTTCAGCAGAGCCACCTCGACCACCTTCATCAGCAGGCAGCCATCAAGGTGGCTAtgggcctcctcctcctcctcctcctcctcctgggcCAGGACAAACGTATAGTGGTTATTATGGTAATTATGGAGAATATCCGGATAGCAGAGGGCCGTATCCTCAAGGCCAGTACCCACCCCCACATGGAGACCCCAGAGCTCAGCAATATTACCAA gaTAGTGCATACCGGGGCAGAGCAGATCCCTGGTATGGCAGATATGATGGGCAGAACCCAGGTTACCGTGATCCAAACTATCAATACAGAGAACCACAATCCGATCGGCCCAGCTCAAGGGCTAGTCAGTACTCTGACAGACCCTCATCAAG GCAAGGCTATACTGATGACTACCAACGAGCAAACCAAAGTGCCTACAGTGATTATTATGCAGATTATCCCAAACACTATGATTATGGAG gATACAATTATGGACAATATGACCCACGATACAGAGGATACTATGATCACTCCTATTGGTCATATTACAACGAAGCATACAGAAACAGCTATTATAATCAACAAGCGTATCCTACCAG GAAAGAGGGATATGATGACCAGTGGCGCTATTATCCTGGTTACGATGCCAGTTTTGACGATGATAACCAACGTGGCAGAGACCCATATGGCGATGACTTTGACCGACGCAGCGTACACAGCGAGCGGTCCGCACACAGTGTGCACAGCTCCCACAGTCACCACAGCAGACGGAGCAGCTTCAGCTCACGGTCACAACAG AGCCAGGTGTACAGGAGCCAACCTGACTTGGTATCTGCAGGTTATGACACCACATCATCCACTCTGGCTGTGGACTACTCTTATGGGCAATACCCGAATCAGGCTGATGCCTCCCAGAACTACAGCCAGTACCCATATGCTTCAGAGTACACTTCAGACAGTACCTGGGTGGCTCCTGAGCAAC CTCCCCCTCGTCCTGCAACCCCAGAGAAGTTCACTATACCCCACCGCTGTGCCCGCTTTGGACCTGGTGGTCATCTGATTCAAGTCCTACCTAATCTCCCCTCAGCTGGACAGCCTGCTCTGGTTGATATCCACAACATGGAG ACCATGCTGCAGGACACCTCGGATCAGGCTGAGCTGCGGGTTTTCCCTGGACCCCTTCTTAA GGAGGAGACCCATAAAGTGGATGTGATAAAGTTTTCTCAGAACAAAGCGTTGGAGTGTGCTCGCGACAACAACTTGTTGGACAGAGAATCTGCTCGCTTGCTCTGGGACTTCATCATGCTGCTTTGTAGACAGAATGGG ACCGTTGTTGGAACAGACATCGCTGACCTCTTGTTGAAGGAGCATCGTTCGGTCTGGCTGCCAGGCAAGAGTCCCAATGAAGCCAACCTGATTGATTTTAACAATGAACCTCTTGCTCGGGCTGAAGAGGAGCCTGGAGCCGGGCCGTTGTCCCTTCTGTCGGACACTTTCATGACCGTCCCTGAAAACGTTGGCAAGGAAACCGAACGTTTCAGGGAGCTGCTGTTGTTTGGCCGCAAAAAA GATGCACTGGAAGCAGCAATGAAGGGAGGTCTTTGGGGTCACGCTCTATTGTTAGCCAGTAAGATGGACAACAGGACCCATGCACGTGTCATGACAAG GTTTGCCAATAGTTTGCCTATGAATGATCCTCTCCAGACAATGTACCAGTTGATGTCAGGAAGGATGCCTGCATCGGCCact TGCTGTGGAGAAGAGAAGTGGGGTGACTGGCGTCCTCATCTGGCCATGGTGTTGTCAAACCTCACTCACAATCTAGACCTGGATACTCGCACTATCACCACTATGGGTGACACTCTTG CTTCTAAGGGGCTGACGGATGCTGCACACTTCTGCTACCTGATGGCTCAAATTGGACTGGGAGTTTTCACAAAGAAGAGCACCAAGATGGTTTTGATTGGCTCCAACCACAG TCTGCCCTTTAATCAATTTGCAACCAATGAAGCAATTCAGAGGACTGAGGCCTATGAGTATGCTCAGTCTCTGGGCTCCCAGCCATGTTCACTGCCTAACTTCCAG GTGTTCAAGTTAATCTATGCATGCCGATTGGCTGAGGCAGGCCTGTGTGCCCAGGCCTTTCATTACTGTGAAGTTATTTCAAAGTCTGCCCTCATGCATCCCTCCTACTACTCTCCTGTGTTCATCAGCCAGATtattcag ATGTCAGAAAGGCTGCGGTTCTTTGATCCACAACTGAAGGAGAAACCTGAGCAGGAGTTGTTCGTTGAGCCTGAATGGCTGATTCGCCTCAGACAGTTAGACGGACAGATAAGG ACTGGAGTTATCAGTTACAATGAGCACAGATCTACTCCTGCACAGTTTGACGGCAGCAGTGAATGTTCTGACTCGGACCAGCAGACTCCATCTGAACCTTACAGCATACCGCTGGAAGTGGACGGCCATGCTCCCGATAACCCACTCATGAGTTCATTACTGCCAGGGCCTCCACCACAAGGAGTGCAGTTGATGCCCCCAG CTCCCACGTCCATTCTTCAAGACAAGATGGCTCCTTCTCAGTTCTTACCTCCTAATGATGCGCCACAGTTCTACCCAGTGCCCCCCAGTGGACCACCAGGCCATGTCCCTATGCCAGGATATCATCCACAAGAGCCTGGCATGGCCCCGCCCCCTTTTCTGCCTCAAACTGAGCAGTTTGACATGTATCCAGGAgcccatcagcagcagcatttcCCTTCTCCACAAGAGGGCCAAATGTCCCCACGCACACTTCCTTCGCAGGTGCCACATTCACCTATACAGATGATTCCCCCGCCATTACAAATACAGCAACACATGCCGCCTTCTCCTGGCCACTTGTCACCTATGGAGCAGCCTTCCCTGGTCCCCCCAGAAATGCACGGTGTCCAACAAATATCGTCGTCCCCACCCAGGAGCTCCTACACACCTCAGATGGACTTGTATGACCACATGGCTAAAATG GGTCCTGGAAGAACTCGAACAATTTCACAATCTTCAATGCATATG GCATCAGGACGCAGCTCTCGTAGAGCTTCGGAGTCATCCACTCACTCTGGTGGAAGAGAGCGGAGCAACTCTGCTGTGAAGCAGgtctctccacctcctccctctATTCCCGAGCAGCCACGCAAAGAAGAGGCCAAGAAAGCCAAGAAAGCCTCACCTGAAAAG AGTAAAAGTTGGCTATTTTGGCCCTTTGGAAAGAGGAAAAACGAGGCGCACTTGCCAGATGACAAAAATCCCTCT ATTGTGTGGGATGAACAGAAGAACAGATGGGTTGACTTGAATGAGCCAGAAGAGGAG AGTAAgccccctcctccacctccaacGGGTTTTCCCAAGATGCCTCAGAtgcctggtcctggagggcccgCTGCTCCGCCGAGTAGTGGTGTTCCTGTCAACATTTTCTCCAGGAAGGCAG GTACCAAGAGCAGATATGTGGATGTTTTGAACCCGAGCAGAACCGTTAAACCAAGTGGAGGCGCCCCTGCTCCAGTGGACATCTTTGCGCCTTTGGCACCAATGCCCATGCCTGCTAACCTGTTTGTGCCTAGTTCAG CTCCTGACGATCATCAACCTCTGGAGGGAAGTGAAGGAGGAAGTCAGGAGCAGAATTCACCAAACTCCACTGCTGCTCCACAG ATGTTCAACCCGACGTTGTTACCGCCAGCCTCAGAAGGTCCTCCTTGTCCTGATGGTTCTCAGTCTGGGGAG CTGTCACGTTCTAGCTCAATGAGTTCTTTATCACGCGAAGTGAGTCAGCATTTAAACCAG AGTCATCCTGCCCAGGGACCTGCACCCACCGGAGGTGTCACTTTTTATAACCCTGCACAGTTTGCACAG ACAAGTGCACCGTCGGGAGGCGGACTACGGTCTGGCCGTTTAGGCGGACAGCGCCAGTACCCAGCGTTGAAGTAA